A genome region from Thermomicrobiales bacterium includes the following:
- a CDS encoding DUF58 domain-containing protein — translation MNGLLTSIRDRFGGTVSPDQHAVAPAREQVVFDEELLARLRKLTLLSNASVSHGLAGEHRSQRRGSSPEFADFKSYSQGDDFRRIDWNIYSRLGELFIRLSEVTTELTVHLLLTRRAPWIGLAIRSA, via the coding sequence ATGAACGGTCTGCTCACGTCCATTCGAGACAGATTTGGCGGAACGGTTTCGCCTGACCAGCATGCCGTTGCGCCCGCGCGCGAGCAGGTGGTGTTCGATGAGGAGTTGCTGGCTCGCCTGCGAAAGCTGACGTTGCTTTCGAATGCGTCGGTGTCGCATGGGTTAGCTGGTGAGCATCGCTCACAACGGCGTGGTTCGTCGCCGGAGTTTGCCGATTTCAAGAGCTATTCCCAAGGCGACGACTTTCGCCGGATCGACTGGAATATCTACAGCCGGCTGGGTGAGCTTTTCATCCGGTTGAGCGAAGTCACGACCGAGCTGACCGTGCATCTCCTGCTGACGCGTCGGGCTCCATGGATTGGTCTGGCGATCCGCAGCGCATGA